CAGGAGCGATCCGACGGCGAGGACCGCGGCTGCGGCGGCGGCCGAGGTCCAGGCGGGCTTGAGATAGATCGTCGGGACTTCCGGCTTCTCGGGAAGGTTGTACGCGGCCGCGTCGCCGCGGACGAGGAAGAACGCGTGCGCGCCGCCGACGCTCGTCTCCTTCGGATTCCAGATGCGCGCGTCGGTCATGCCGGCGGCGTGCAACTGGGCGATGCGCTTGTCGGCCGCGCGCTCCAGCTCATCGAGATCGCCGAAGAGGATCGACTGCGTCGGACACGCCTTCGCGCACGCCGGCGTCTCGCCCACCTTCTGGCGGTCGTAGCAAAGCGTGCACTTGAATGCGCGTCCGTCGTCCGGACGCCGGTCGATCACGCCGAACGGGCACGACACGACGCAGTAGCCGCAGCCGTTGCAGATATCGGGCTGCACGTAGACCGTGCCGAACTCGGTGCGGATGATCGAGCCGGTCGGACACGACTCGAGGCAGCCGGCGTTCTCGCAATGCTTGCAGACGTCCGACGAGAACTCCCACGTGATCCCCGCGGGCGCATTGCCTCCGCGCCCGATCTCCGGCTGCCGTTCGACGAACTTCACGTGCCGCCACGTCGAGTGGCCGAGCGCTGTGGTGTTGTCGTACGACAGTCCGCTCCAGCGGAAGCCGTCGGCCGGAACGTCGTTCCACTCCTTGCACGCCACCTCGCACGCCTTGCATCCGATGCAGAGCGTCGAGTCGGTGAAGAAACCGGTTACGCGCGGCTCAGACTGCACGTCAGTCCTTTCGATTCGAAGATGCGGACGTTCGGCTCTTCGCTGATGGCGAGGAGGTCGTTGACGATGTCGCCCTTGACGAGGCCGCGGTAGCCGAAGTGGTACGGCAGG
The sequence above is a segment of the Gemmatimonadaceae bacterium genome. Coding sequences within it:
- a CDS encoding 4Fe-4S dicluster domain-containing protein, yielding MQSEPRVTGFFTDSTLCIGCKACEVACKEWNDVPADGFRWSGLSYDNTTALGHSTWRHVKFVERQPEIGRGGNAPAGITWEFSSDVCKHCENAGCLESCPTGSIIRTEFGTVYVQPDICNGCGYCVVSCPFGVIDRRPDDGRAFKCTLCYDRQKVGETPACAKACPTQSILFGDLDELERAADKRIAQLHAAGMTDARIWNPKETSVGGAHAFFLVRGDAAAYNLPEKPEVPTIYLKPAWTSAAAAAAVLAVGSLLAFALGGRR